The following are encoded together in the Arcticibacterium luteifluviistationis genome:
- a CDS encoding Smr/MutS family protein, which produces MAVFKIGDKVRMLRSSEEGIVVKIKGEFIDIETTDGFELPTMASELVIVAEAEKEYFNVSEAKKSDEALERIIERNRVFKNQVSIAFEQINDFLLRPYFINETSKEISFVLSLSKNGDFLNFVTGNSASESETRIYEDLKKEDFESWSKWKMDLIFFEKDKPNEPLRTIEFKLKATNLFKNKLDFPFSERAGFLRAISLAPKEDSEETPSPESPFYDVYAFNKTEIFDLHAEKLEIESDNPDVIFNKQKSYFTKKIDTAVAENLVELTVIHGVGNGHLKNFIHKHLASHEQVEWFKEAQKEKFGYGATLVHFKP; this is translated from the coding sequence ATGGCAGTATTTAAGATAGGAGATAAGGTAAGAATGCTTCGCTCTTCGGAAGAAGGCATTGTAGTTAAAATAAAAGGTGAGTTTATTGACATAGAGACTACAGATGGCTTTGAGTTGCCTACCATGGCTTCTGAATTAGTAATAGTAGCAGAAGCTGAAAAAGAATATTTCAATGTTTCTGAAGCCAAAAAGTCAGACGAAGCTCTTGAACGGATTATTGAAAGAAATAGAGTTTTTAAAAATCAAGTTTCCATCGCTTTTGAGCAGATTAATGACTTTCTGCTCAGACCATACTTTATAAATGAAACCTCAAAAGAAATCTCATTTGTGCTTTCGTTGAGCAAGAATGGTGATTTTTTAAACTTTGTTACTGGAAATTCGGCTTCAGAATCTGAAACCAGAATTTATGAAGATTTAAAGAAGGAGGATTTTGAGAGCTGGTCTAAATGGAAAATGGACCTTATTTTCTTCGAAAAAGATAAACCAAACGAACCTCTTAGAACTATAGAGTTTAAATTAAAGGCTACTAACCTTTTCAAAAATAAGTTAGACTTCCCGTTTTCAGAGAGAGCTGGTTTTTTAAGGGCTATTTCTTTAGCTCCCAAAGAAGATAGTGAGGAAACGCCAAGTCCAGAAAGTCCGTTTTATGATGTATATGCTTTCAATAAGACTGAAATTTTTGACCTTCATGCCGAGAAGTTAGAAATTGAATCTGACAACCCGGACGTAATATTTAATAAGCAGAAGAGTTACTTTACTAAGAAAATTGACACGGCGGTAGCAGAAAACCTTGTGGAATTAACGGTTATTCACGGCGTAGGAAACGGTCATCTTAAAAATTTTATACATAAGCACTTAGCATCTCATGAACAAGTGGAATGGTTTAAAGAGGCACAAAAAGAGAAATTTGGATATGGGGCCACGCTGGTTCACTTTAAGCCATAG
- a CDS encoding helix-turn-helix domain-containing protein, with translation MGTEKQSITERVKIIYDKLGVNGSKLGRITGIPKPTIYNLEKGKTSNPNKDFIEALEKKAGINMIWFVTGEGEFLAKDRDLAFFSKEEHVKMKQTLLEQQERITELERFIIDFTMEKSKKSF, from the coding sequence ATGGGAACTGAAAAGCAAAGTATAACCGAAAGGGTCAAGATTATTTATGATAAACTAGGTGTTAATGGAAGTAAACTAGGGCGAATCACAGGAATTCCGAAACCAACTATCTACAACTTGGAGAAAGGGAAGACATCAAACCCAAATAAAGACTTTATAGAAGCCTTAGAGAAAAAAGCTGGTATCAATATGATTTGGTTTGTGACTGGAGAGGGTGAATTCTTAGCCAAAGACAGGGATTTAGCGTTCTTTAGTAAAGAGGAGCATGTTAAAATGAAGCAAACACTCCTAGAGCAGCAAGAAAGAATAACTGAGTTGGAAAGGTTTATTATTGATTTTACTATGGAAAAGTCAAAAAAGAGTTTTTGA
- a CDS encoding 5-(carboxyamino)imidazole ribonucleotide synthase, with translation MAYSSEIKIGILGGGQLGRMLIQSAIDFDIKIKTIDPDENAPCKAISHSFEHGDFKDYETVLRFGQDCDIITIEIENVNLEALEALEKQGKKVFPQPAILRKIKDKRIQKQFFIDNNLPTAKFLLTDNQEAIRNASWQPPYVNKLGEGGYDGKGVQIIKTKADIDKAFVEPSLLEELIDFEKELAVVVARSESGEVKCFPVVEMVFHPEANLVEYLFSPANISEETAKKAFDLAEKTAECFGIVGLLAVEMFLTKDGDILINEVAPRPHNSGHHTIKANLVSQFEQHLRAIMNLPLGDTAQVDPAAMVNILGAEGYTGPASYEGMESLLSEPGVHPFLYGKAITKPFRKMGHVTVIEKDFDKLKEKVNFVKKSLIVKSNQA, from the coding sequence ATGGCGTACAGTTCAGAAATAAAGATAGGAATTTTAGGAGGCGGACAGTTGGGCAGAATGCTCATTCAGTCGGCTATTGACTTTGATATCAAAATAAAAACAATCGACCCAGATGAAAATGCCCCCTGCAAGGCAATTTCTCACAGTTTTGAGCATGGCGACTTTAAAGACTATGAAACTGTTTTAAGATTTGGTCAAGATTGCGATATCATAACCATAGAAATAGAAAATGTTAACCTTGAAGCTTTAGAAGCTTTAGAAAAACAAGGAAAGAAGGTTTTCCCTCAGCCAGCTATTCTTAGGAAAATAAAAGACAAGCGTATTCAAAAACAGTTCTTTATTGACAATAATCTTCCAACTGCTAAGTTTTTACTAACCGACAATCAAGAAGCCATAAGAAATGCCAGCTGGCAACCTCCTTACGTTAATAAACTAGGTGAAGGTGGTTATGACGGTAAAGGTGTTCAAATAATAAAAACTAAGGCCGACATTGATAAGGCATTTGTAGAACCATCTCTTTTAGAAGAACTGATTGACTTTGAAAAAGAATTAGCTGTAGTGGTAGCTCGTTCAGAAAGTGGAGAAGTGAAATGCTTCCCAGTGGTTGAAATGGTTTTCCATCCAGAAGCTAATCTGGTTGAATACTTATTTTCTCCTGCTAATATTAGTGAAGAGACTGCAAAAAAAGCTTTTGATTTGGCAGAAAAGACTGCCGAATGTTTTGGCATAGTAGGATTATTGGCCGTTGAAATGTTTTTGACAAAAGATGGAGACATTTTAATTAACGAAGTAGCTCCAAGACCTCATAACAGTGGTCATCATACTATTAAAGCCAACTTGGTTTCACAATTTGAACAGCACTTAAGAGCTATTATGAATCTCCCTTTAGGAGATACAGCTCAAGTAGACCCTGCTGCCATGGTTAATATCTTAGGAGCAGAAGGATATACAGGTCCTGCCTCTTATGAAGGTATGGAGAGCTTACTTAGTGAGCCTGGTGTGCATCCTTTTTTATATGGAAAGGCCATTACAAAACCATTTAGAAAAATGGGTCACGTAACGGTGATAGAAAAGGATTTTGATAAATTGAAAGAAAAGGTGAATTTTGTAAAAAAGAGCTTGATAGTAAAATCAAATCAAGCCTAA
- a CDS encoding DUF3291 domain-containing protein, producing MDYQLAEINIGRIKGVDINDPIMKEFVDNLDAVNLIAEESKGFIWRLKDDSNNATGLNPFNDEQVIINISVWEDVDSLMNYVYKSFHTDFLKRRKEWFKTYGKVNTSMWWIKKGEFPTVEEAVAKMEYLKENGPSDLAFDFRNQFPKPEINKN from the coding sequence ATGGATTATCAACTGGCTGAAATTAATATTGGGAGAATTAAAGGTGTCGACATTAATGACCCTATAATGAAAGAGTTTGTTGATAATCTGGATGCGGTCAATCTAATAGCGGAAGAAAGTAAGGGTTTTATATGGCGATTAAAGGATGATTCCAATAATGCGACTGGACTTAATCCGTTTAACGACGAGCAAGTAATTATCAATATTTCGGTTTGGGAAGATGTAGATTCGCTTATGAATTACGTTTATAAATCATTCCATACTGATTTTCTTAAGAGAAGAAAAGAGTGGTTTAAAACTTACGGGAAGGTAAATACCAGCATGTGGTGGATTAAGAAGGGTGAATTTCCGACGGTAGAAGAGGCAGTAGCAAAAATGGAATATTTGAAGGAAAACGGGCCTTCTGATTTGGCATTTGATTTCAGAAACCAATTTCCAAAGCCCGAAATAAATAAAAATTAA
- the rsmI gene encoding 16S rRNA (cytidine(1402)-2'-O)-methyltransferase has translation MPLKIVPTPIGNLDDITLRAIKVLEGSDLILAEDTRKSGILLKHLEIKRPMQSFHIFNEHKQLDNVIKMLKEERVISLISDAGTPAISDPGFLLVRACIENEIIVECLPGATAFVPALVNSGLPSDSFVFEGFLPPKKGRKTKLESLAEESRTMIFYESPHRLLKALNEFIALFGSDRRACVSRELTKIHEENVRGTLSEILANFADRSIKGEIVIIVEGLNRKKSK, from the coding sequence ATGCCACTAAAAATAGTGCCTACGCCAATAGGTAATTTGGACGACATAACACTAAGGGCCATAAAAGTTCTTGAAGGCTCTGATTTGATTTTAGCAGAAGATACGAGAAAGTCAGGTATACTCTTAAAGCACTTGGAAATTAAAAGACCGATGCAGAGTTTCCATATCTTTAATGAGCACAAGCAGCTTGATAATGTTATTAAGATGCTTAAAGAAGAGCGTGTTATTTCTTTGATTTCGGATGCTGGTACACCTGCTATCTCTGATCCCGGCTTTTTATTAGTGAGGGCCTGTATTGAAAATGAGATTATTGTAGAGTGTTTGCCAGGAGCTACGGCTTTTGTTCCTGCTCTAGTTAATTCAGGTTTACCGTCAGACTCTTTCGTTTTTGAAGGTTTTTTGCCTCCTAAAAAAGGAAGAAAAACTAAGTTAGAAAGTTTAGCTGAAGAAAGTAGAACCATGATTTTCTACGAATCTCCTCACAGATTACTCAAAGCTTTGAATGAATTTATAGCTCTATTTGGCTCTGATAGAAGAGCTTGCGTTTCTAGGGAATTGACAAAAATTCACGAAGAGAATGTACGTGGAACATTATCCGAAATTCTTGCTAATTTTGCTGACCGCTCCATTAAAGGAGAGATTGTTATAATTGTAGAAGGTTTAAACAGAAAAAAATCTAAATGA
- the purE gene encoding 5-(carboxyamino)imidazole ribonucleotide mutase produces the protein MIGIIMGSSSDLKVMQGAIDILEEFQIKCEVDVVSAHRTPQKMIDYAENARANGIKVIIAGAGGAAHLPGMVASCTSLPVIGVPVKSSNSIDGWDSILSILQMPNGVPVATVALNASQNAGLLALQILGTSDMEVAKKLDDYKENLKEKVAKMSHDVRAKQ, from the coding sequence ATGATAGGCATAATTATGGGTTCCAGTTCTGACCTTAAGGTCATGCAAGGAGCCATAGATATTTTAGAAGAATTTCAAATAAAATGTGAAGTTGATGTAGTATCCGCACACCGAACTCCACAAAAAATGATTGACTATGCCGAAAATGCCAGAGCAAATGGTATTAAGGTGATTATTGCAGGTGCAGGTGGTGCTGCTCATTTGCCTGGTATGGTGGCATCTTGCACATCATTACCGGTGATAGGAGTTCCGGTTAAATCCAGTAACTCTATTGATGGATGGGATTCTATACTTTCTATTCTCCAAATGCCAAATGGTGTTCCGGTAGCCACTGTAGCCCTTAATGCCAGTCAAAATGCTGGTCTTTTGGCCCTTCAGATACTAGGCACTTCAGACATGGAGGTTGCGAAAAAATTAGATGATTATAAGGAGAACTTAAAAGAAAAAGTGGCTAAAATGAGCCACGATGTACGTGCTAAACAATAA
- a CDS encoding 4a-hydroxytetrahydrobiopterin dehydratase, which yields MWEEKDDKLNRAFTFKDFSEAFAFMTRVALAAEKMDHHPTWDNEWNKVNISLSTHSAGGKVTEKDRELAEKIDNILKS from the coding sequence ATGTGGGAAGAGAAAGATGATAAACTTAACAGAGCATTTACTTTTAAAGACTTTAGTGAGGCATTTGCGTTTATGACCAGAGTGGCTTTAGCCGCCGAAAAGATGGACCATCATCCAACTTGGGATAATGAATGGAATAAGGTGAATATCAGTCTTTCTACACACAGTGCAGGTGGAAAAGTGACAGAAAAAGACAGGGAATTGGCTGAAAAAATTGATAACATTTTAAAGTCTTAA
- a CDS encoding LysM peptidoglycan-binding domain-containing protein: protein MEFEDRNKKPEEPAKNLPMAVLITLVGVVCLLLYVGWQMISDDASNVSDLTPQTSIITEPEEITAEDMVLEEDLVEDVAVAESTPSQPAPAAKEVEIPSGSKTGYHTIAKGETLFAIANKFNISLSTLQAANPNVTAQNLKEGSKLSVPVLAIHTVGPGDILRVVGGKYGVTVKAIMAANGKTKNYAARGEKLLIPFKDKQ from the coding sequence ATGGAATTCGAAGACAGAAACAAAAAACCTGAAGAACCGGCGAAAAACCTCCCAATGGCTGTATTAATTACGCTAGTAGGTGTGGTTTGCCTTTTGCTCTATGTAGGCTGGCAGATGATATCTGATGATGCATCTAATGTAAGTGATTTAACACCACAAACCAGTATAATAACTGAGCCAGAAGAAATAACCGCGGAAGATATGGTGTTAGAAGAAGATTTAGTAGAAGATGTAGCTGTGGCCGAATCAACTCCTTCTCAGCCAGCTCCTGCAGCCAAGGAAGTAGAAATACCTAGTGGAAGTAAAACAGGTTATCATACTATTGCCAAGGGTGAAACGCTTTTTGCGATAGCTAACAAATTCAACATTTCGTTAAGTACGCTCCAGGCGGCAAATCCTAATGTAACTGCCCAAAACCTCAAAGAGGGTTCAAAATTATCAGTTCCCGTCTTAGCAATACATACTGTAGGGCCTGGTGATATTTTGAGAGTAGTTGGCGGAAAATACGGAGTTACCGTTAAAGCTATAATGGCAGCCAACGGTAAAACAAAGAACTATGCAGCAAGAGGAGAAAAATTACTTATCCCGTTTAAGGATAAGCAATAA
- a CDS encoding PD-(D/E)XK nuclease family protein: MTSFLSESAESVFKANKLNDLKDVCVVLPSRRATFFFKKELANLSETPFISPKVFAIDDFVCNLSGLQISDQVSLIFDLFECYKLFDTSVKFEEFITWAPTVLKDFDIIDQYLVQDVEGLFNYMSEAEALNRWQPDSEKAIETTAQTHAYFELYDNLKKVYFEFRKRLNKKAYRGMAYRLVAEDLEQIVDADLGYRHFYFIGLNALSKSEEKIISTLVDNKMATCYWDTDEWFMNSKHQAGDVLRNYRKNKPFGDWNEPKKLLQTTEKEINIYESPFNSLQAKVGTEFLTDQNTVFVVPDENLIQPLLFSMGNEVEEYNITMGLGMGQSKLSALINTIFELQGIGSFQSNTGTRFSHAFIQRILTDPLVKRYEVKVFDSENPFSAKKQDIINKNQVYVSEREMSTFVPNEGLLKALFTSWDNDAQKAIIGLKNITELLREQIFEDLDSMEKEFFMLFYSVLNRLQDELGKHADLSILSIKLLLKELSKLERVPFTGEPIAPLQIMSLLETRCLDFDHVVLFSFNEGIIPASSKNNSLIPYEACIAHGIPVFSDQDSIMAYHFYRLLMRAKKVDIIFTNAKSTGIGGSKDPSRFVLQLMENLAKENALIKIEKKIVEFKKAENEQGLTSISIKKNSDTREKIKGYLAKKGLSVSSISQYYSCSLMFYYSKILGLEESEEIEETFAANAFGNWIHESIEIISEEVVLLNTLIPAELKPKVKAAIPWVLDKVFKKHFEGYQVETGINLIYRKMAENLLLQYYEKCIFDGKERLILSVEDKFVHNLNLKIGDELISYFINGKIDSIEFEENSLMLIDFKTGGLKAGEFNLKKDSSLLQTFQAPDKSKFRQLVVYKYLIYKELERVSSINGFTIPSNTEIVPGMYSFRDLSKFHEFKGFEKEEIVGATEEAFKELVEELLNTEMPFEQTSDLKVCEYCSFKTICHR, encoded by the coding sequence ATGACAAGTTTCCTTTCAGAATCCGCAGAATCAGTATTTAAAGCCAATAAACTAAACGACCTAAAGGATGTTTGTGTGGTTTTACCGAGTAGGAGGGCCACATTCTTCTTTAAAAAGGAATTGGCTAATCTATCCGAAACACCTTTTATATCTCCAAAGGTTTTTGCCATAGATGATTTTGTTTGCAACCTTTCTGGTCTTCAAATCTCCGATCAGGTATCATTGATTTTTGATTTGTTTGAGTGTTACAAATTATTTGACACTTCTGTGAAATTTGAGGAATTCATCACTTGGGCTCCCACTGTTTTAAAAGACTTTGATATTATTGACCAATATTTGGTTCAAGATGTGGAAGGTCTATTCAATTATATGAGCGAGGCCGAGGCCTTAAATCGTTGGCAACCAGACAGTGAAAAAGCTATTGAAACCACAGCTCAAACACATGCCTATTTTGAGCTATATGATAATCTGAAGAAGGTTTATTTCGAGTTTAGAAAACGACTTAATAAAAAAGCATATAGAGGCATGGCCTACAGGCTAGTAGCTGAAGATTTAGAACAGATTGTTGACGCTGATTTAGGCTATAGACACTTCTATTTTATTGGCTTAAATGCTTTAAGTAAATCAGAAGAGAAAATCATAAGTACGCTAGTAGATAATAAGATGGCAACGTGCTACTGGGATACTGATGAATGGTTTATGAATTCTAAACATCAGGCTGGTGATGTTTTAAGAAACTATAGAAAAAACAAACCTTTTGGCGACTGGAACGAGCCGAAAAAGCTTCTTCAAACCACAGAGAAAGAGATAAATATTTATGAATCGCCATTTAACTCTTTACAAGCTAAAGTAGGAACAGAGTTTTTAACTGACCAAAATACGGTCTTTGTGGTTCCTGACGAAAACCTTATTCAGCCTTTACTTTTCTCCATGGGAAATGAGGTAGAAGAGTACAATATTACCATGGGTTTGGGTATGGGCCAATCCAAACTTTCGGCTTTGATTAACACCATTTTTGAATTGCAGGGCATTGGTTCTTTCCAATCAAACACGGGTACTCGATTTAGTCATGCTTTTATTCAACGAATATTGACAGACCCACTTGTCAAAAGATATGAGGTCAAAGTTTTTGACTCAGAAAACCCATTTTCAGCAAAAAAACAAGACATAATAAACAAAAATCAAGTGTATGTTTCGGAAAGAGAGATGAGCACTTTTGTACCAAATGAGGGGCTCCTTAAAGCTCTTTTTACCTCTTGGGATAATGATGCTCAAAAGGCAATCATAGGTCTTAAAAACATTACAGAACTTCTCAGAGAGCAAATTTTCGAAGATTTGGATAGTATGGAGAAGGAGTTTTTTATGTTATTTTATTCGGTTTTAAATAGGCTTCAAGATGAATTAGGAAAACATGCAGACCTAAGCATCTTGTCTATTAAATTACTGTTAAAAGAGCTTTCTAAATTAGAGCGAGTTCCTTTTACAGGAGAGCCCATAGCTCCTTTACAAATTATGAGTTTGTTGGAAACTCGCTGTTTGGACTTTGATCATGTGGTACTTTTCTCTTTTAACGAAGGTATTATTCCAGCGTCAAGCAAAAACAATTCATTAATCCCTTATGAGGCTTGTATAGCTCATGGTATTCCTGTTTTTAGCGACCAAGACTCTATTATGGCTTATCACTTTTATCGCTTGCTTATGCGGGCTAAAAAGGTGGATATAATTTTTACCAATGCAAAGTCAACTGGGATAGGAGGTAGTAAAGACCCTAGCAGATTTGTCCTTCAATTGATGGAAAATTTGGCTAAGGAGAATGCTTTGATAAAAATAGAGAAGAAAATAGTAGAGTTTAAGAAAGCTGAAAATGAACAAGGGCTGACTTCAATTAGTATTAAGAAGAATTCTGATACCAGAGAAAAGATTAAAGGCTATTTAGCTAAGAAAGGACTGTCGGTATCATCCATATCGCAGTATTACAGTTGTTCTTTGATGTTTTATTATTCTAAAATTCTTGGGCTAGAAGAATCAGAAGAAATAGAAGAGACTTTTGCAGCCAATGCCTTTGGAAACTGGATACATGAGAGTATAGAAATTATTTCGGAGGAAGTTGTTTTGTTAAACACTTTAATACCAGCAGAGCTAAAGCCAAAGGTGAAAGCAGCCATACCTTGGGTGCTTGATAAAGTTTTCAAAAAGCATTTTGAAGGATACCAAGTAGAGACAGGCATTAATCTTATTTATAGGAAGATGGCCGAGAATTTATTACTTCAATATTATGAGAAATGTATTTTTGATGGCAAAGAACGTCTGATCTTATCGGTCGAAGACAAGTTTGTTCATAATTTAAATCTTAAGATAGGAGATGAGCTTATATCATATTTTATCAATGGGAAAATTGATAGCATAGAGTTCGAGGAAAATAGTCTAATGCTTATTGACTTTAAGACGGGTGGCTTAAAGGCTGGCGAGTTTAATTTGAAAAAGGATAGTTCTTTATTACAAACTTTTCAGGCTCCTGATAAATCAAAATTTAGGCAATTAGTAGTATATAAATATCTTATATATAAAGAACTAGAGCGAGTTTCATCAATCAATGGTTTTACTATTCCTTCCAATACCGAAATTGTTCCTGGGATGTATTCATTTAGAGATTTGTCAAAGTTTCATGAGTTTAAAGGTTTTGAGAAGGAAGAGATAGTTGGAGCAACGGAAGAGGCTTTCAAAGAATTGGTAGAAGAATTATTAAACACGGAAATGCCTTTTGAGCAAACTTCAGACCTTAAAGTGTGCGAGTATTGTTCGTTTAAAACCATTTGTCATAGGTAA
- the fabG gene encoding 3-oxoacyl-[acyl-carrier-protein] reductase, which yields MSLLKGKVALITGASRGIGNSIAREFVKQGADVAFTYLSSVEKGEALEKELAVDGIKVKGYRSDASDFTAAEELIGDVIKDFGKIDILINNAGITRDNLLMRMTEEHWDDVIRVNLKSIFNLTKAITRPMLKARSGSIINMTSVVGLTGNAGQVNYSASKAGILGLTKSVAKELGSRGVRCNAIAPGFIETEMTDALDPESLKTWLAGIPLKRAGQGTDIANACVFLASDMSTYITGQTLVVDGGMVM from the coding sequence ATGAGCTTATTAAAAGGTAAAGTAGCCCTAATCACTGGTGCATCAAGAGGAATTGGTAATAGCATTGCCAGAGAGTTTGTAAAACAAGGTGCCGATGTAGCGTTTACTTATTTATCAAGTGTAGAAAAAGGCGAGGCTCTAGAGAAAGAGTTAGCTGTAGATGGTATAAAAGTTAAAGGTTATCGTTCAGATGCTTCTGACTTTACTGCAGCTGAAGAACTGATAGGAGATGTAATAAAGGATTTTGGTAAAATAGATATCTTAATAAATAACGCTGGAATTACCAGAGATAATCTTCTCATGAGAATGACAGAAGAGCATTGGGATGACGTTATAAGAGTTAACTTGAAATCTATATTCAACTTAACTAAGGCCATTACAAGACCTATGTTAAAGGCAAGAAGCGGTTCTATTATTAACATGACATCAGTAGTAGGTCTTACTGGAAACGCTGGTCAGGTAAACTATTCAGCTTCTAAAGCTGGTATTTTAGGCTTAACTAAGTCTGTAGCCAAAGAACTAGGCTCTAGGGGAGTTAGGTGTAATGCCATTGCTCCAGGTTTTATTGAAACAGAAATGACAGACGCCCTTGACCCAGAAAGCCTAAAAACATGGCTTGCAGGTATTCCTTTAAAAAGAGCTGGACAAGGCACCGACATTGCTAATGCATGCGTTTTCTTAGCATCAGATATGTCAACATACATTACTGGCCAAACTTTAGTGGTTGATGGTGGAATGGTTATGTAA
- a CDS encoding VWA domain-containing protein: protein MNSKLVFQNPFWFVLVCLAVGIAYAWLLYSKKTTLSKNVNWALSVGRALLVSLICFLLLNPLLRSNATRTLKPILVLGIDDSGSMKDLGTEALETLKQNLANLYDGLSDSNYDTEVRLLSSSDRVNSFDSISFNAKKTDFGTFFRNVNEEFSGQNLKKVVLVSDGIANAGLSPLSRPFPFQVDALGLGDSTVKRDLAIKGLKANKLAYLGNSFPIEIDIQANLYSGKSTTLLIRKDQEILERKIVAFNSDDDFKTVSFKVNASDIGKQRYSVQLLPLEGESNTRNNYRDVIIDVVDGKEKVLLVGLTAHPDIKALKSIIEKNPLFELTVALTQTDNAADILNKEFDILILHQMPDTKGLSNDIATRLLSKMKPTFFILGAQSNLSRFNGMQEVVGISGQPGKTDKVTASFNGSFGRFISEEAKREVISKLPPVIAPFGEYRSFPGTDIILYQKVGSVLTDRPLLLVNTNANRKAAVLAAEGIWQWRMEEYFMNENHEAVDDYILKTLQLISVKEDKAKLRVYSAQNEVDVDESAVFITEAYDDLYEKIYNITVKLNIQGPSYAKNFTYQVTEDNSTFELSDLEPGVYNFEANAVILGKTNSSKGQFVVKDKDLEFINTTADFDFLRTLASKNGGQFYKANQIGDLSEALNSDKAPAKLINTEDLQEIINLKWLLPLLLLLASLEWGFRKYFGTY, encoded by the coding sequence ATGAATTCAAAACTCGTTTTTCAGAATCCTTTCTGGTTTGTTTTAGTATGCTTGGCTGTGGGTATTGCTTACGCATGGCTGTTGTATTCTAAGAAAACTACATTAAGCAAAAATGTCAATTGGGCATTATCTGTTGGGCGAGCTTTGCTAGTTTCATTGATTTGCTTTCTACTATTAAATCCGCTTTTGCGGTCAAATGCCACCAGAACACTCAAGCCTATTTTAGTTTTAGGAATTGATGACTCTGGTTCCATGAAAGATTTAGGTACTGAGGCTCTAGAAACTTTAAAGCAGAATTTGGCAAACCTTTATGATGGTTTGTCAGATTCTAATTACGATACCGAAGTAAGGCTTTTAAGCTCTTCGGATAGAGTAAATAGTTTTGATTCTATAAGTTTTAATGCTAAGAAAACTGACTTTGGAACATTTTTTAGAAATGTCAATGAGGAGTTTAGCGGACAAAACTTGAAAAAAGTAGTGCTAGTTTCTGACGGAATAGCTAATGCTGGTTTGTCACCCTTATCAAGGCCGTTCCCTTTCCAAGTAGATGCTCTAGGTTTAGGAGATAGTACCGTTAAGAGGGATTTAGCAATAAAGGGTCTAAAGGCAAACAAGTTGGCCTATCTCGGAAATTCATTTCCTATTGAGATAGATATTCAAGCGAATTTATACAGCGGAAAAAGTACGACACTATTAATCCGCAAAGACCAGGAAATACTTGAAAGGAAAATAGTAGCATTTAATTCGGACGATGATTTCAAGACCGTCTCATTTAAAGTAAATGCTTCTGATATTGGGAAACAGCGATATTCTGTGCAGCTTTTGCCTCTAGAAGGAGAGAGCAACACTAGAAACAATTACCGAGATGTAATAATTGACGTGGTTGACGGAAAGGAAAAAGTTCTTCTGGTGGGTCTTACTGCTCATCCTGACATTAAAGCACTGAAGTCTATCATTGAGAAAAATCCTCTTTTTGAATTAACAGTGGCTTTGACTCAAACTGATAACGCGGCAGATATATTGAATAAAGAATTTGATATTCTTATTCTTCATCAAATGCCAGATACTAAAGGTTTGTCAAATGACATTGCCACTCGCTTACTTTCAAAAATGAAACCTACATTCTTTATTCTAGGTGCCCAAAGTAATTTAAGTCGCTTTAATGGTATGCAGGAAGTAGTCGGAATTTCTGGTCAGCCTGGAAAAACCGACAAGGTTACAGCTTCATTCAATGGTTCTTTCGGAAGGTTTATTTCGGAAGAAGCTAAAAGAGAAGTTATTTCAAAACTACCACCTGTCATTGCTCCCTTTGGAGAATATAGAAGCTTCCCAGGAACGGATATTATACTTTATCAAAAAGTGGGTAGTGTACTAACTGATAGACCTTTACTTTTAGTCAATACCAATGCAAACAGGAAAGCTGCCGTGCTAGCGGCTGAAGGTATCTGGCAATGGCGAATGGAAGAATATTTCATGAATGAAAACCATGAAGCTGTGGATGATTATATTCTAAAGACGCTTCAACTTATTTCTGTTAAAGAAGATAAGGCAAAACTTAGGGTGTACAGTGCTCAAAATGAGGTAGATGTGGATGAGTCGGCAGTTTTTATTACAGAGGCATATGACGATTTGTATGAAAAGATTTACAACATCACGGTTAAGTTGAATATTCAAGGACCATCTTATGCTAAAAATTTCACCTATCAGGTTACTGAAGATAACAGCACTTTTGAGCTTTCTGATTTAGAACCTGGAGTTTATAACTTTGAGGCAAATGCCGTTATTTTAGGTAAAACTAATTCTAGTAAAGGGCAGTTTGTGGTGAAAGATAAAGATTTAGAGTTTATCAATACCACCGCAGATTTTGATTTTTTAAGAACATTAGCCTCAAAAAATGGAGGACAGTTTTATAAGGCAAATCAAATAGGAGACTTATCAGAAGCTTTAAATAGTGATAAAGCTCCAGCTAAACTTATCAATACGGAAGACCTTCAAGAGATTATCAATCTTAAATGGCTATTACCATTATTATTACTTTTAGCTAGCCTAGAGTGGGGTTTTAGAAAGTATTTCGGTACATATTAA